A genomic window from Candidatus Poribacteria bacterium includes:
- a CDS encoding helix-turn-helix domain-containing protein: protein MPSNSKGTILTACEMSFNGASNTEIAAHFKVTDSTVSRWRKNPVWIDFENELIAAYKAAALKKQNPNAAEVDSE, encoded by the coding sequence ATGCCCAGCAATTCAAAAGGCACTATTTTGACAGCTTGCGAAATGTCTTTTAACGGTGCAAGCAACACTGAAATCGCAGCACACTTCAAAGTCACCGATTCAACAGTCTCGCGCTGGCGGAAGAACCCTGTTTGGATCGACTTTGAAAACGAGCTCATCGCCGCCTACAAGGCAGCAGCACTCAAGAAGCAAAACCCGAATGCGGCTGAGGTGGATAGCGAATAG
- a CDS encoding redoxin domain-containing protein: MKPYLLIILLTLALASTLHAASEYTITNRHRVIEETTLNDNTVPVGTKLPAVSFTTLDGKTQNLEILTKQGAVVVTFLATECPVAQRYTTRLKHLHAEFPTHTFVAIYPNENDSIDEVKAHVAKSEYMFHIVKDATGKLARIFGATMTPQTFVVDTQRTLQYRGAIDDNRYETRVKHHYLHDVLIATRDNASVPVQETASFGCTIHFPEAALPDEVTYSEHIAPILQKQCQACHRQGEVAPFTLADYSDAKAWATEIAAYTQARLMPPWKPAPGYGHFKNERRLTDTEIEMIAYWVESGAPAGDLDAVPPAPEFHDDWALGEPDWIAEMPVEYEIEPEGEDEYRQFIIPTNFETDMYIQAVDVQPGNRKTVHHVIPYLDVNGEARKLDAEDPKPGYVTEGTGPGFDTVGSLGGWAPGMTPIVLPEGIGYLLPKGADIVMQVHYYRTGHLERDRTRLGLYFSKTEETTKLRIGDATNSKFVVPPGADWYAVQAHEDFKRDVYLLATMPHMHLIGRDMRLVATTPEGIRHDLIWIQDWDFNWQDIYHYQEPLFLPAGTRVELVAHFDNSAANPTNPNDPPVPVGWGEKTTDEMCIGFLYYVKASEFSPVSLK; encoded by the coding sequence ATGAAGCCCTATCTACTCATAATTTTACTGACACTTGCACTGGCATCCACACTACACGCAGCGTCCGAATATACGATCACAAATAGACACCGCGTCATCGAAGAGACGACCCTGAACGACAACACTGTTCCTGTCGGCACAAAACTGCCCGCTGTGAGTTTCACAACACTCGACGGTAAGACACAGAACTTAGAGATACTCACCAAACAGGGAGCCGTCGTTGTCACGTTCCTTGCAACCGAATGTCCCGTCGCGCAACGTTATACAACACGCCTAAAACACCTCCATGCCGAATTTCCGACACACACCTTCGTTGCTATCTATCCCAATGAAAACGATTCCATAGACGAAGTGAAGGCACACGTCGCGAAGTCGGAATATATGTTCCACATTGTGAAAGATGCAACAGGCAAGCTTGCACGCATTTTCGGCGCAACAATGACACCGCAGACATTCGTTGTCGATACACAACGCACACTACAATACCGGGGTGCGATTGACGATAATCGCTACGAGACGCGGGTCAAACACCACTATCTCCACGATGTCCTCATCGCAACGCGCGACAACGCATCCGTCCCCGTTCAAGAGACGGCTTCGTTCGGCTGCACGATCCACTTCCCTGAAGCCGCACTCCCCGACGAGGTCACTTATAGCGAACACATCGCCCCGATCCTCCAGAAACAGTGCCAAGCCTGTCACCGTCAAGGCGAAGTCGCGCCGTTCACACTCGCTGACTATAGCGATGCGAAGGCCTGGGCGACAGAAATCGCAGCGTATACACAGGCACGGCTCATGCCGCCGTGGAAACCCGCGCCGGGTTATGGGCACTTCAAGAACGAACGCCGTCTCACCGATACCGAGATTGAGATGATTGCGTACTGGGTCGAATCCGGGGCACCCGCAGGCGACCTCGATGCTGTGCCACCTGCACCCGAATTTCATGACGATTGGGCACTCGGTGAACCCGACTGGATCGCGGAGATGCCCGTTGAGTATGAGATTGAACCGGAAGGCGAGGACGAATATCGGCAGTTCATCATACCGACGAACTTTGAAACGGATATGTACATTCAAGCCGTTGACGTGCAACCCGGCAACCGGAAGACCGTCCACCACGTCATCCCTTATCTTGATGTGAATGGCGAGGCGCGTAAACTGGACGCAGAGGACCCGAAACCCGGCTATGTCACAGAAGGCACGGGCCCTGGGTTTGACACTGTGGGGTCTCTTGGGGGTTGGGCACCTGGGATGACACCGATTGTGTTACCGGAAGGTATCGGCTATCTCTTACCGAAGGGTGCGGACATCGTTATGCAGGTGCATTACTATCGCACAGGTCACCTCGAACGCGACCGCACGCGCTTGGGGCTCTACTTCTCGAAAACGGAGGAGACGACGAAGCTGCGTATCGGTGATGCGACGAACAGCAAATTCGTGGTGCCACCGGGTGCGGATTGGTATGCCGTTCAAGCGCACGAAGACTTCAAGCGGGATGTCTATCTGTTGGCGACGATGCCCCACATGCATCTCATCGGGCGGGATATGCGTCTGGTCGCGACGACACCGGAAGGTATCCGGCACGATCTGATATGGATTCAGGATTGGGATTTCAATTGGCAGGACATCTATCACTATCAGGAGCCGTTATTTTTGCCAGCTGGCACGCGTGTGGAATTGGTAGCACATTTTGATAACTCGGCAGCGAACCCGACGAACCCGAACGACCCACCTGTTCCGGTCGGTTGGGGTGAGAAGACGACGGATGAGATGTGTATTGGGTTTTTGTATTATGTGAAGGCGAGCGAGTTTTCGCCTGTTTCCCTAAAATAA
- a CDS encoding transposase, whose translation MNTLPKYRSHTLRAGRASIPGAYYHIIIVTHQRKRILADDNVASIIFRAFNWLEVENRLERICIMVMPDHVHTVIKLGEGQTLTKVLHSMKRFTAREINKCLSREGVLWQKGYSDWGIRTEEALNNTIRYCYMNPVREGLVRSARDYPYWWCKFEME comes from the coding sequence ATGAACACCCTCCCGAAATACCGCAGCCATACATTGCGGGCAGGCAGAGCCTCCATACCAGGAGCATACTACCATATCATAATCGTTACACATCAACGAAAGCGCATCCTTGCAGACGACAACGTAGCGTCAATTATTTTCAGAGCATTTAATTGGTTAGAAGTGGAAAACCGGTTAGAGCGGATATGTATTATGGTGATGCCTGACCATGTACACACGGTTATTAAACTTGGGGAAGGGCAGACGCTCACCAAGGTTTTGCATTCTATGAAACGGTTTACTGCGCGTGAGATTAATAAATGTTTGTCGCGGGAGGGGGTTCTTTGGCAAAAAGGTTATAGCGATTGGGGTATTCGGACAGAGGAGGCGTTGAATAACACTATCCGTTATTGCTATATGAATCCTGTAAGAGAGGGGTTAGTGAGATCGGCGCGGGATTATCCATATTGGTGGTGTAAATTTGAGATGGAATAG
- a CDS encoding YihY family inner membrane protein, giving the protein MVTNNLSEKYVGYVTGARRSTLQLAATVWHKFIGHKCLQQASSLAFNTLLCLVPLSAVALFLLKTFGAVEDDNSPLIVALRDNFLPRYAAEEIVSELSGFANRNLGGLGVGGFLLFLIVSTLLFISVEQHFNNIWGARHRLPIVQAFQKYAVFYTLLSIGPLLIWLFFSTATNWVFAHVFPWVLVYCVLFLMYIAMPNTFVKWHAALLGALVAGTLFQTARLAFGRYLEAVWQNYSDIYGALAILVVFAIWTYVAWVVVLLGAEVSNSVQHFRSTPFPRERFRSVGGTYLNASDVITLFLIVAEHFSKGRGACPPEQVASLSGISEDIVDQCLERFKAARLIYEVDGDTIGFLPARGLAEITLQQVVDAVEGNIAGHLALDVSSAARERVLGDLRESQREHLEKVTVASLL; this is encoded by the coding sequence ATGGTTACAAACAACCTTTCCGAAAAATATGTGGGATATGTCACGGGTGCCCGCAGATCTACTTTGCAGCTGGCAGCGACTGTGTGGCACAAATTTATAGGACACAAATGTTTGCAGCAAGCATCCTCGCTGGCGTTTAACACACTGTTGTGTCTTGTGCCGTTATCCGCTGTTGCGTTGTTCCTCTTAAAAACGTTTGGTGCCGTCGAAGACGACAATTCACCGCTAATCGTCGCGCTCCGGGACAACTTCCTCCCGCGGTATGCTGCTGAGGAAATTGTATCAGAACTCTCAGGATTTGCCAACAGAAATCTGGGAGGGCTCGGTGTCGGTGGGTTTCTCTTGTTTCTCATCGTCTCAACACTCCTCTTTATATCCGTAGAGCAGCATTTTAACAACATCTGGGGGGCACGGCATCGGCTGCCGATTGTACAAGCGTTCCAAAAATACGCGGTTTTCTATACATTGTTATCCATTGGTCCGCTCCTGATTTGGTTGTTCTTTTCAACAGCGACGAACTGGGTCTTTGCCCATGTCTTCCCGTGGGTGTTAGTCTATTGTGTACTTTTCTTGATGTACATCGCGATGCCGAACACGTTTGTCAAGTGGCATGCAGCGCTGCTGGGGGCGTTGGTTGCAGGGACGCTGTTCCAGACCGCACGGTTGGCATTTGGACGGTACCTGGAAGCCGTCTGGCAAAACTACAGCGATATTTACGGTGCGCTGGCGATACTCGTCGTCTTCGCTATCTGGACCTACGTGGCCTGGGTGGTCGTCTTGTTAGGGGCGGAGGTCTCGAATTCGGTGCAACACTTCCGTTCGACACCGTTTCCGCGGGAGCGGTTTCGGTCAGTAGGTGGCACCTACCTTAACGCTTCGGATGTGATTACTTTGTTTCTGATTGTCGCGGAACACTTCTCTAAGGGGCGCGGTGCGTGTCCACCGGAGCAGGTCGCCTCGCTTTCGGGTATCTCTGAAGACATCGTGGATCAGTGTCTCGAACGGTTTAAGGCGGCACGGCTGATCTATGAGGTGGACGGGGACACGATCGGATTTTTGCCGGCGCGTGGGTTGGCGGAAATTACGTTGCAGCAGGTTGTGGACGCGGTGGAGGGAAACATAGCGGGACATCTTGCGCTGGATGTATCGTCTGCGGCGCGTGAGCGTGTGTTGGGTGATCTACGGGAATCGCAGCGGGAACATTTGGAGAAGGTTACGGTCGCTTCTTTATTGTGA
- a CDS encoding class I SAM-dependent methyltransferase: protein MTDSKPDLISRLKRKFRQHRLLSLLVGCPYPAPRWNRCVKRLLRQLPRDAKILDLGAGRHRRAPNVINLEIEPTPEIDLIGDGHFLPFKENTFDAVISEAVLEHVHSPNGVVQEIHRVLKPGGYVCVAVPFLQGYHASPHDYQRWTVSGIVQLCAAFTEIESGACAGPTASLHWIFREYIGLLFSFGSLLLAKAISLLVGWLTFPFLILDALLSLHKDADILASAVYFFGKKL, encoded by the coding sequence ATGACAGACTCGAAACCCGACCTGATTTCACGCCTGAAGCGCAAGTTCAGGCAGCACCGATTATTGTCCCTCCTTGTTGGATGCCCCTATCCCGCCCCACGCTGGAACCGGTGTGTGAAACGCCTCCTTCGGCAACTCCCTCGTGATGCGAAAATCTTGGACCTCGGTGCCGGTAGGCACCGCCGTGCCCCGAATGTCATTAACCTCGAAATCGAACCGACTCCGGAAATCGACCTCATCGGCGACGGGCATTTCCTCCCGTTCAAAGAGAATACCTTCGACGCTGTCATTTCTGAAGCCGTGCTTGAGCACGTCCACTCACCGAACGGCGTTGTTCAGGAGATACACCGTGTGCTGAAACCCGGTGGCTATGTCTGTGTTGCCGTCCCGTTTCTACAAGGTTACCACGCCTCACCGCACGATTACCAACGCTGGACAGTCTCTGGGATCGTCCAACTCTGCGCCGCCTTCACCGAGATCGAAAGTGGGGCATGTGCAGGACCGACTGCGTCCTTACACTGGATTTTTCGGGAGTACATCGGGCTGCTTTTTTCTTTTGGCAGTCTGCTTCTCGCGAAAGCCATCTCTCTGCTTGTCGGGTGGCTAACGTTCCCGTTTTTGATTTTAGACGCTCTGTTATCTTTACACAAAGATGCCGACATTTTAGCGTCGGCAGTCTACTTTTTTGGGAAAAAATTGTGA
- a CDS encoding double-stranded RNA binding motif domain-containing protein, which yields MADPATGEILENYKGLLIQYCQERGLSQPTYTETQHGPADAPSWQVTVAYGDRTYETPEPVPGSKKFAHQIAAQQVLAEIDSRRENFLAGDTAESLVTLPVPHTAPTYTPTALEVPISLVSSALTIANERLTTSQPTRYRTLTDAEFSQKLSKLTLEIVRNLLETAEQEQITLQ from the coding sequence ATGGCAGATCCGGCTACCGGCGAGATTTTAGAAAATTATAAAGGACTTTTGATTCAATATTGTCAGGAACGCGGGTTGAGCCAACCGACGTATACCGAAACCCAGCACGGTCCAGCGGATGCACCCAGCTGGCAGGTAACGGTGGCGTACGGGGATAGGACTTATGAGACCCCGGAACCGGTACCCGGATCGAAAAAATTTGCCCATCAGATCGCTGCGCAACAGGTGTTAGCGGAGATTGATTCGCGACGGGAAAATTTTTTGGCGGGGGATACCGCAGAATCGCTCGTAACTTTACCCGTCCCTCACACCGCTCCGACCTATACTCCCACTGCTCTCGAAGTGCCAATATCGCTTGTTTCCAGTGCTTTGACAATCGCGAATGAACGGCTTACGACATCTCAACCGACGCGATATCGGACACTCACGGATGCCGAATTTTCGCAGAAACTTTCTAAATTGACATTGGAGATTGTCCGCAACCTTTTGGAGACAGCGGAACAGGAGCAGATCACGCTTCAATAA
- the rpsU gene encoding 30S ribosomal protein S21, giving the protein MVQVEVNVNPSETFDRALARFKKMCGKAGIVTEIKKRSFYEKPSEKRRRIEMKRQRKVKPRKMMGGPRHSSVRS; this is encoded by the coding sequence ATGGTTCAAGTCGAAGTAAATGTCAACCCAAGCGAAACGTTTGATCGGGCATTGGCACGGTTCAAGAAGATGTGCGGGAAAGCCGGTATTGTTACTGAGATTAAAAAGCGGAGTTTCTATGAGAAACCGAGCGAAAAACGCCGCAGAATTGAGATGAAACGGCAGCGGAAAGTCAAACCCCGCAAAATGATGGGCGGTCCCCGGCACAGTAGTGTTAGATCTTAG
- a CDS encoding sulfite exporter TauE/SafE family protein produces MLCFGAWLTGVSKAGFGGGIGMIVVPMFTHFRSARNVIGLMLLLLFSTDVFSLRHYWNRWHRQSVTRLILGSLLGIALASLILKDISDYHLKKVIGGIACLFALLEFLRPYWQRWLGNAEQHVESAFRFKTWQGLLAGLFAGAFSTLAHMGGLVVVMYLLPQRLGNTAFVATTTATYFLLNFIKIPFYYQLDLFSTEILIEAVALLPFIALGVLTGIALNNRVSERLFSRIVLFFLFATGAHLLLG; encoded by the coding sequence ATCCTCTGCTTCGGCGCATGGCTTACCGGTGTCAGCAAAGCTGGGTTCGGTGGTGGCATTGGCATGATTGTCGTCCCGATGTTCACACATTTCCGAAGTGCACGAAACGTTATCGGACTCATGCTTCTACTGCTCTTCTCCACCGATGTCTTCTCACTCCGTCACTATTGGAACCGTTGGCACCGCCAGAGCGTCACACGTTTGATCCTCGGTTCTCTCCTCGGTATCGCCTTAGCAAGTCTGATTCTAAAGGACATCTCCGATTATCACCTCAAGAAGGTTATTGGTGGGATTGCCTGTCTCTTCGCGCTCCTGGAATTCCTGCGTCCCTACTGGCAACGATGGCTTGGGAACGCCGAACAACACGTCGAATCGGCATTCCGCTTTAAGACGTGGCAGGGGCTGCTTGCAGGTCTGTTTGCTGGTGCGTTCTCGACACTCGCGCACATGGGTGGACTTGTCGTCGTCATGTATCTCCTCCCGCAACGTTTAGGGAATACCGCTTTCGTTGCGACCACGACAGCCACCTATTTCCTGCTCAACTTCATCAAAATCCCGTTCTATTATCAGCTCGATCTTTTCTCGACGGAGATCCTCATTGAAGCCGTCGCGCTTTTACCCTTCATTGCGTTAGGTGTGCTGACCGGCATCGCGTTGAACAACCGTGTTTCGGAGCGGCTCTTTTCGAGGATTGTCTTATTCTTCCTGTTTGCGACGGGCGCGCATCTGCTTTTGGGTTAA
- a CDS encoding Gfo/Idh/MocA family oxidoreductase, translating into MTLKWGVLGAGSVAQRRAMPAINKAKNAELHALLSRNTDRAKHLADEYGATNAYTTVDALLADDALDAIYISTPVHLHCEQVVAAAERGLHVLCDKPMALTPQECREMVAACDANGVHLQVCFLFRFHSCFQQIRAWVNAGRFGQIVHGRMPFLKQYELMPNEWRAKPEEGGGGCFMDLGPHSVDLLRYLIGEVNAVSAFYNSAVNNAAVEETGGIVLHFDNGAQAFTDLSFSVPHCDIVFELYGTEGSVWVYNDDGWKIRTHFDGEAELILSQFEDLYQYQFEHFAECVQQGVSPITTGGDGLRANEILAAAYRAGKIGQTVSLK; encoded by the coding sequence ATGACACTGAAATGGGGTGTGCTCGGTGCCGGTAGCGTCGCACAACGCAGAGCGATGCCTGCCATCAACAAAGCAAAGAACGCCGAACTTCACGCCTTACTCTCTCGTAATACCGACCGCGCAAAACACCTGGCGGACGAATACGGCGCAACCAACGCCTATACCACCGTCGATGCACTCTTGGCAGATGACGCACTCGATGCGATTTACATTTCAACACCCGTTCACCTACACTGCGAACAGGTCGTCGCCGCCGCGGAACGCGGTTTACACGTACTGTGCGATAAACCTATGGCACTCACACCACAAGAGTGTCGAGAGATGGTTGCCGCCTGTGATGCCAACGGGGTCCACTTACAGGTCTGTTTCCTCTTTCGGTTTCATTCCTGTTTCCAGCAGATCCGGGCGTGGGTAAATGCTGGACGGTTCGGGCAGATCGTCCACGGACGTATGCCGTTTTTGAAACAGTACGAACTTATGCCAAACGAATGGCGCGCCAAGCCTGAAGAAGGTGGCGGTGGATGCTTTATGGACCTCGGACCCCACAGCGTCGATTTGCTCCGCTATCTCATCGGCGAAGTCAACGCCGTCAGCGCGTTCTATAACAGTGCTGTCAACAACGCTGCTGTCGAAGAGACCGGGGGCATCGTCCTGCACTTTGATAACGGGGCGCAAGCGTTCACAGACCTCAGCTTCTCAGTCCCGCACTGTGACATCGTCTTTGAACTTTACGGAACAGAAGGCTCCGTCTGGGTCTACAACGACGACGGTTGGAAGATCCGCACCCATTTTGATGGCGAGGCGGAGTTGATCCTGTCTCAGTTTGAAGACCTTTACCAATACCAGTTTGAGCATTTTGCGGAATGTGTGCAGCAGGGTGTCTCACCCATCACGACTGGGGGTGACGGATTAAGGGCAAACGAGATCTTAGCCGCGGCGTATCGCGCTGGAAAGATAGGGCAGACGGTTTCTCTAAAGTAA